Part of the Niallia alba genome is shown below.
ATTTGTTGATTCGTGTTCCTCCTAAAAAGGAAGATGTATTTATCACAGAAGCAAAAAAGGTAGGAATAAAAGTATATTCTACGAAACCATATTATTCTCAGGAAAGAGAGGATTATCCTCTATTATTAGGTTTTGGGGGATTGAAAGAAAAGGAAGTGGAAGAAGGAATTCAACATTTAGCACAAGTTTGGTTTACATAAGGAGGAATATTTTTGGTATCAGTACGAACATTTTTAATTGGAATAATCGTTGCATTTTCTGCTTTCTTTGTTTTGGATAACTATTTTTCTTATCCCATATTTTTGAATATATTTATTTGTTATATCCTCGTATTTATTACAATGTATATCGCATCCTTGTTTAGCATTCATACAACGAGAAACATGACGAAGTTGGAGAAGTTATTTAGAAAGAACAGAAAGCATCCATATTATAGTTTTGTCCATGCATTAAGTAATAAAGATGATAAAAGGGTAATTACAAGTTATCGAAAACTAATCAAACGGAAAAAATATCAATCACAATTTGCTCTATTCACGATTTTATTTTCTCTTTATTTTGGAAAAACGTTAGGTCTGAGAGAAGAAGCGGAGAAAATAAAACAATTGGAAATAAAGTCCTACTACTTGGCGTTAATAAATATAGAAGAAAGTCAGTTTAAAGAAGCGAAGAAAATAATAACAACCATAACAAAGAAATGGATGAAAGAAGCACTGTTAGCAGAAATCGCTTTAAAAAAGGGGGAAGATGAAGTAGCGAAAAAGCATGCTAAAAGTGCTTTAAAGCATACGAAAGGTATTCAATATTATGTGTTGAAAAAAGGGTATGAAAGAGAATTTGCGTTATAGAAATTGAATTGGAATAGTAGTGGACTGTATCTTGTTTAGCTGTTTTTCTTTCCGAATGAAAATTTCAAGAATTTGATTTGCGTATATGGCGCAAATTGGATTTTGTGTAATCGGGATTGGAAAATCAATCGTTCTTTGTTTTTGTTCCCAACGACCAGAATCTTGGATGTTTGCTTTAATAGTAAGCAAATTCTTTCTTACAGAAAGGTGGATACTGTTTTCTAGACAGTTTGGTAATAATGCTTCAACAATATATTCCTTTTCTGTTTCGTACACGTCAATCCGAAATTCTGTTTCATCTAAAATGGAAGTCAGTGGATCAAGAAAATGATTTTTCAACCATTCATCCATTAAATGAATCCAGTTATCATCATTCATATATAGTCCTCCTTAGTATATTTAGCTTATTCTAAAGAGGGGAAAAGGTGATGATGATTCCAAAAAAAAGGTTGTCTAAAGGTAGGGAAAGTCCTACTTAGACAACCTTTTTTCTTAGTCATTATTTTCTACATATGGTTCATGTTCATAAGCAGGCAAGTCACCGAATGTCGTCATAATACCTTCTTCATCCAAACTTTGTTCATAGCGTTTATGCTGTTCATTAGGATAAATGGTTATATTTTTTCCTTCTATATCTACTCCGACAAAGTTTTCATAGTCTTCAACATAGCCAATATTTTCATTGCTCTCTGTGTATACGTCATTATAATCGTCATACACTAGATTGGCAAAATCAGATGGTGTTTCTGAAGTACCCCAACTGGCAACCTCTTGCCACGAATCTTCGGCATCGAATCCGACTGATTCATCTTTATTATCCATATCAAATTTGCCAAAAGGAGGCGTTAATATTTCCTCTTCTACAGGACGATTATCCGAAATTTTCTGATCAGGAGAATGCTCCTTGCAGTAAAGAGTAGTAGGTATAACTTCCAGCCTCTCAATCGGGATATCTTGAGAACACTCTGTACACTTTCCGTATGTTCCTTCTTCTATTGCTTTTAATGCACGTATTACCCCCATATACTCATGGTGATAATGTTCCGCCAGTGCGATATCTTTTTCTCTTTCAAATAACTCTGTTCCTTCATCTCCTGGATGATTATCATAACTAGATAGTTCCCCAACAGATTCATGGTAATGTCCATGTTTCAAATCCAAGTTGTCATTTTGTTCAAATCTTACTTCTAGATCTCTTTTTTGTTCATCCAATATTTTTTGAAAATGGGACATTTCTTGTTTATTTAGCATAAGAACCTAATCCTTTCGAGAATTCGTTTGCTTTATTAGTATGAGCAAAACGATTAAGAACATTAAAGGAAATATGTACATATCATTTTTTAAAATAAATGACAACGATTTTAATTTTATACCCTTACGCAAAACGTTAAAAATTGCTAGGGGATAGAGTACTTTATATGGGGAAAATATCAAGGTAATTCATATTAGTATGGAGGATATAGATGCATGGAATCAAAAAAACTAGCACTACATGAATCACTGGACTTACATGAAGTAATTAATTTCAAAACACTATGTCTTGCGAAATCAAAATTAATGCAAGGGCTTGTTTTTGATCAAGATTTGAAAGACTTAATGAAAAAAGATGTAAATCAATCGATTCAAGCCCTTTCTGAACTAAGAGAAATATACAAGCAGGTGCCATTTGAAACAGATGTTCCGCAAAGTCGTCCAACACCAATTATAAATGGAGAGGAAGGTGTTACTCATTGAATCATGATCATTTAGATCCGATTAATGCTTTAAACATGCCAGAGATTGCAGACATGACATTTGCGATGGATTTTCTTGTTCGAGCAAAAGAGAGTGTCAGAAATATCGCGACAGTTTTAACAGAAACTGCATCGCCAGAATTAAGAGTTCTTTTAAGAAAACAGCTTAAACAAGCAATAAGCATGCATCAAGAAATAACCGAATTAATGATCGAGAAAAAATGGTTTCACCCTCATGATTTAAGCGAGCAGTATCAATTAGATCAGCTTTCTGCAAAGAATACGATCATGATTGGCAATATGAATTTATTTCCTGTTGAAACAAATCGAAAAGGCATGTTTGATCGCACGCCGGATCAACATTAGACATGGAGGTTATATGTAGATGAAAGCAGTAACATATCAAGGTATTAAAAATGTGGAAGTAAAGGAAGTAGAGGATCCAAAGATTTTAAAGCCAGATGATATGATTATCAAGGTCACGAGTACAGCCATTTGCGGATCTGATTTGCATTTGATTCACGGAATGATGCCGAATTTACAAGAAAACTATATTATTGGACATGAGCCAATGGGAATTGTTGAAGAAGTTGGCCCAGGAGTAACGAAGCTTAAGAAAGGTGATCGTGTTATAATCCCCTTCAATATTGCTTGTGGTGAGTGTCAATATTGTAAAAGTAATTTGGAAAGCCAATGTGATAACTCAAATGATAATGGAGATATTGGAGCTTATTTTGGCTATTCAGGAAGTGCTGGTGGCTATCCTGGTGGGCAAGCAGAATATTTAAGAGTGCCTTTTGCGAATTTCACTCACTTTAAGATTCCAGAAACATGTGAAGAACCGGATGAAAAACTAACTGTTATTGCTGATGCCATGACGACTGGTTTTTGGAGTGTAGAGAATGCGGGAGTGAAAGAAGGGGATACAGTAATTGTCTTTGGTTGTGGACCAGTTGGACTTTTCTCCCAGAAATTCGCTTGGCTTAAAGGTGCAAAGCGTGTCATTGCAGTAGATTATGTTGATTATCGATTACAGCATGCGAAGCGTACCAATAATGTAGAAATCATTAATTTTGAACATATAGAAAATGTTGGTGCTTATTTAAAAGAAATAACAAAAGGTGGAGCCGATGTTGTTATTGATGCAGTTGGAATGGATGGGAAGATGACTGATTTAGAATTTCTTGCAAGTGGATTGAAGCTACAAGGTGGTACGATAAATGCTCTTGTGATGGCTGCTCAAGCCGTTCGGAAATGTGGAACGATCCAAATCACTGGCGTATATGGTGGAAGATATAATAGTTTTCCATTAGGAGACATCATGCAACGCAATGTCAACATCCGTTCTGGACAAGCTCCGGTTATTCATTATATGCCCCACATGTTTGAATTAGTTTCTTCTGGAAAAATTGATCCAGGCGATGTAGTAAGTCACGTTTTGCCTCTCAGTGAAGCAAAACGAGGATATGAAATTTTTGACACGAAAACAGATAATTGTATAAAAGTTGTATTAAAACCATAAGGAAGGCAGGAGAGCAAAATGGATTATGTATTACATGAAGTATTAGAAGTTCAAGAATTGGCAGCTTTTAAGACGATTTGTTTAACTAAAGCAAAAACAATGCGCGCTCTCGTTACAGACCCTCAGTTAAAAGAGATGATGTTGAGAGATGTGGATATTTCAACTAGGCAGCTACAAGAATTTTCAACTATTTTAGCAAAAGCAACAGAGCTGGAAGGATTAGGAGTGAAGCGTGTATGAATTCCATTATTGAATATTTAACAGGGCTGGATGTATTAACAGATCAAATGATAGCGACAGACCTATTGATTTCGGCAAAAAGCGGAATAAGAAATTATGCAATGGCCATAACTGAAACAGGTCATCCGGAAATTAAAGCAATACTCGCTCGCCATTTGGATGAAGCCCTAGATATGCATGAAATGCTTTCCACATATATGACTGAAAAAGGCTGGTACAATGCGTGGGAACCGAAAGAGCAAATGAATCTTAATTTGCAAAATATAAATACGGCCATAAATTTGCCAACCTTATAAGAAAAAAAGGAACTTGTTCTGAGAAACAGTTCCTTTTTGTTAGGATAGAGGTGTTGAAAACTAACTTAACAGTATAATTTCACTAAAATATTTACCGATAAAAAACAATTTCTCATGTAAATTCCTGTGTTAATAGGTGTTTATAAAATGAAAATCACAAATTTTTTTGAAAAAAATCACTAGTGTTGCATAAATATTGTCGCAATTTTCAGTCTCATTATCCTCCTTGTTTAGAGCCAAAAAGGTAAATACCTATTCAAAGGTGGCTCCATCCATTTGGTTTTTTTTTACAATTAGACTTGTGCGACAACAACAATTTGCTTATTAAGGGATGGCTTTCCCTTCAATCTTTCGAAGCCAGATATGGGCTGGTTTCCACAATGCAGCCCTTAAATAACGGCTAATTTGTAAGGTTTTTCGCTTACTTCTTGTTTCAAGTTGTACGAGAACATGTAGGCAAAAAACAATCAGTGCGATAAACACTTGGTTTTGAATCGCCCATTCACTTTGACCGTAGAACTTTTTGATGCTGAGATGCTGTTTGATCCATTTAAAGAACAACTCAATTGCCCACCGTGATTTGTACATCTCTGAAATTTCTTCGGCACTCAAATCAAAACGATTGGTAATTAAATGCAGTTCATTTCCTTTTGAATCCATCACTTTTAGAAGACGAAAGTAATTTTCAGCACGGTTTTGAGTCGTACCAATCAACACCATTTGATCTGACAAAACAGCTGAATTCTCGGGTAGTTTAAAATTATAAACTTCCCGTATGACTGCGTTTTTCCGTAGCCTTGAAAGAAAAAAGTAACCATCATCTGTCATTCGGTCAAAGCGCTCGTAATCTAGGTAGCCACGGTCAAACACATACATGCATTCTTTATCATCAACCATGATTTCAAGCTGACCACGATCATGTTCTTTTGCCGTTGTTAAAACAGCCTTTTCAGGATAGGAACTCCCTTTTTCCATAAACACAAGTCTCAAATGCAACTTGACACCCGCTTTTGTTTTGCGGAACTTTGCCCATTTATGATTGGTCAAATTAAGTGGCAATGTGCTTGAATCAATGATTTTTAACGGCATAATAAGCTTTGTATAATGTGTTTTTGCATGAATTTGTGCGACTAAATCAAGGAAAAGCCTTTGAAATAAATCTGGATTTATACCGTTTAATCGGCGTGAGAGCTGAGAAATACTGATTGAATCAAGATCAATGCCTTTTTGTAGTTGGTCGTCGAAAAGACAATCGCTTAGCTCATGCAAACTTTCGACTTCTTGTAGCTGTGCAAAAAGGAGTAATTTTAGAAATGAGTCTGTTTTTAGTTTTTTCGTATAGTAATCTAATTTCAACGTTTTCACGGTTTCTTCAAAAAGTTGAAGATTTATTGGTGAAAACCATTGTCCAAATGAAGTTTTTCGTGTAATCTTGTCCATGAGTTGGTCCTTTTTTAGTGGATTTGGACGGGTTACCACCTGACTTATCCATTATAAAGGACTTTTTCTTTGCATAAAATAATAAAATTGAACATTTTGAGTATTTTTAATAGTAAAAATAAATTAATGCAACACTAGTGGAAAAAAATATATTTTTTATCTTGAAAGCCTTTTCAAAAGGTGTTATTATTCGTATATGCCAGGTAATTATATTAGTGATTTTGAAGAAAAGTTTACTGGTTTTAAAAGAAACAAGAAGAGGGTTTTAAAAATGGCAACGATTAAAGAAATTGCGGATAAGTCGAATGTATCAGCATCAACTGTTTCACGAGTGCTAAATAATGATCATACACTTACCGTTCAGGCAAAAACAAGAGAACGTATTCTTCGAGTTGCCAAAGAGCTCGGTTATGAAACGATCTTAGAAAGACGGTTAAAGCAAAAACAGCAGGATACAAAACATGTTGGTATTATGCTAACTCAATCATTGGATGAAGAAATAAGTGATCCTTATTTTCTATCGATTCGTCAAGGGATTGAAATGGAACTAGCCCATAATGGAATCAAAACGGCTACTTTTCGCTTACATGAAACAGAAGGAAATCAAATGATTGAAGAACTTGATGGGTTAATTGTCGTCGGCAGAGTGAAAGAGTCTACCTTAAAAGCAATCAGCAGGGTGGATAATGTGGTTTACATAAATCATTCTCCTAACGAAGACCTCTATGATTCTGTCGTTATCAATTTTGAACGTGCTACAGAAAAAGCATTGCGCCACTTATTAGCTACTGGATACAAACGAATTGGCTACATTGGTGGGAAGGAAATGGAACACTTGAAAAATCAAAAGCTTCTTTCAGAAGATAAACGTCTCACCACTTTTGAACGTTACATGAAAGAAAAAAACTTATATGATCAAGAGTCTATTTTTATTGGTGAGTATACAATGGCACAGGGCTATCAATTGATGAAAAAAGCCATTCAAGCATCAAAGTTACCAGAAGCATTTTTTATTGGCAGTGATCCAATGGCGATTGGAGCTTTAAGAGCTTTACAAGAAGCAAATCTTCATGTACCCGAAGATGTGGCCATTATTAGTTTCGATGATATTGAGGCAGCGAAATTCGCGAGTACACCATTAACAACAATTAGAGTTCATACGAAAGAAATGGGTCAAACAGGGGTAAAACTTTTGCTAGACCGGCTAAATGGCAGGGAACTTCCGTTGACTGTTACGCTCCCAACAGAATTGGTTATTAGGGAAAGCTGCGGAGGGAAATAAAATAACTCTTTTTAAGGGGGTGATGAACGAATTGGCGTAAAAAGTATTCATATGTGTATAGCCCTCCCAGCACCAAATTCTTGGTGCCAGGTTCAAAGTGATGGCAGTCACTTTTTTGCGGGCGGCTAAACTCCACCAACGAAAGGGAGCTTAATTCTATTATATAGATGCTCCTAAAAACCAGCAAGAGAACGAACTCGAAAATTAGGTGAAAGTACCTAGTGTTTTCAAAATACGAAATTTTAGGGGGCGTTTTTTAATGAAAAGGCTTTTAAAAACTATGGCGATTGCTATTGCTTTAACAACGATTGCAACTGGATGTAGTAAATCTTCAGGTGGTAATGAAGCAAATGGTGGTAAGACTGTCGTTACGATGTATTCGACAGTGACAAATGAAGCAGATAAAATTACAATGCAAAATGTTGTTGAAAAATTCGAAAAAGAAAATCCTGATATCGATATTAAAGAAAATTATCCTGCTGACGGTTATGAAGGAATGCTTCGTGTTAAGATGGCTGCGAATGATATGCCAGACTTATTTGATACCCACGGCTGGGCAATCCATCGTTACGGAGAATATGTAGAAGATTTGAAAGACATGAATTGGGTGCAAGATCTTGACCCGGCGCTAAATCAAATTTTAATGGATGATACCGGGAAAGTTTATGCTTATCCTCTTAATCAGGCAAAGGATGGACTTACATATAATGCAACACTTCTTGAAGAATATGGAATAGAACCTCCAAGAACCTTTGCTGAATTTATGACAGCGCTTGAAACAATTAAGAAAAAAGGAAAGGGAGAAGTGACTCCACTATGGTTTGCTGGCTCTGATAAATCAGCATTCGGCCAGTATTTTGATCAATTTTCAACACCGTTATTAATTACTGGTGAGAAAAATTTTAAGAAGGAATTGCTGGATGGAACGTTTGATTGGTCCAATTACACATTTCTAGCAGAAAAATTAAAGGAAATGCAAGATAAGAAGCTCCTTAATGAAGATGTCTTGACCGCTCAAAATCATCAAATGGTAGACTTAATGGCTCAAAGTAAAATTGCGTTTATAGTTGGCGGTGGCATGCTCGGTCCTTCTGTAGAAGAATTAAATCCAGATGTTAAACTTGGCATCACTCCAATGCCTGTAATCAAAGAAGGCGACGAACCCAGCTGGATTGGTGGCGAACGTCATACATTAGCTGTTTGGAAGGACTCTAAAGTTAAAGAAGAGGCGAAGAAATTTCTGGAATTTATCTCACAGCCAGAAATCGTGAAAGAGATAGCGGAAGGTACTTCACTTCCAGCAGGATTAACGAATACAGAATCAAAAAACTATTACTCTGATTATTACGAGAAGTATAAGGATATTAAAGTAGAGCCTTATTTTGACCGTATCTATTTACCGAGCGGCATGTGGGACCCTATGGGGGCTACTGGTCAGGAATTATTATCTGGGACTATGAAGCCAGAAGATGTTTCGAAAAAGATGGCAGAAGAATATAAGAGATTACTAGAACAAAAGAAATAGCTTTACGGTAGGAGGAACGAGTATCAACATTTGTACCTCTCAATCTAAACTAGGGGATGGTTACTTTGCTAAAAATAGCAACAAATAGGCAGCCAAATACCGACTCTTCTATAGAAGTGAAAAGGAACCGTAAAAAAAGGCAGGAATCCTCCCTTTGGTGGATGTATCTTCCAGCTCTTGCTGCTATCTGTTTTTTCATCTTTTATCCTTTTCTAAACGGAATTAAAATATCTTTTACAAACTGGAACGGGTTTTCACAAAGCTATGACTACATTGGGTTCAGCCAGTATGCAAGAATGCTGAAGGACCCAGATACCTGGCTAGTTGTAAAAAATACCCTTCTGTATGGTGTCGGTAGTACAATTTTACAGAATATTATTGGTTTAGGATATGCGCTTTTATTAAACCAAAGCATTCGTTTTAAGAATTTTACTAGGACAATTGTTTACTTGCCGGTCATTATTAGCCCACTAATTATGGGTTATATCTTTTACTTCTTTTTCGCCTTCCAAGGCGGAGCGCTTAATGATCTGCTTGTATTCCTTGGGCTAGATAAAATTAATGCACTAGCAGATCCGAAAGTGAACATTTGGTTAATAGTATTTGTGAATACTTTCCAATTTGTCGGTATTGCGATGATCATATATCTTGCTGGATTACAAAGTATATCAAAAGATTATTATGAAGCAGTACAAATTGATGGTGCATCTAGTTTTCAGCAATTTAAAAATATCACTTTGCCCATGTTAATGCCTTCTATTACGATCAATATGGTTATCAACATTATTGGTGGGTTGAAGTTGTTTGATGTGATCATCTCGCTTACAGGCGGTGGACCAGGCTATGCTTCTCAATCCATGTCGACATTTATGTACGATCTTTATTTTAATCGCCAGGATGCGGGATATGCAGCAACACAAGGTGTGTTTATGGCAGTCATCATATTAATTCTAAGCTTGGCAGCGCTAGTCTACTTCAAACGAAAGGAGATTGAGGCGTAATGGATTATATGAATAGAAAGAATAAATGGCTCCTTTCTGGAGTTGCGCTTTTGATTGCAGCCTTTCATTTAATCCCTTTCTATATTTTGATTACGACAGCATTAAAGGCGAGGGGAGATTTTAGTTCGAAATGGGTTTTCCCCAACATAATGAATTTTGCCAATTTTAAGGAAGCATGGGAAATGGCTAGTCTTGGCAATGCGCTCACCAATACGGCGATTATTACCACAGTCAGTGCCTTTTTATTAATTGTATTTGGCTCTTTGGCAGCATATCCGCTGGCAAGAAGACAAACAAAGCTAAATAAATTTGTGTTCATGTTCTTTATCGCAGTAATGGTTATCCCTCCTTTAACAGCATTGGTTCCGTTATATAAGCTTGTAGTGGACATAGGAATGATGAATACGCTTGAAATTGCCATCTTGAATAATGTTGCGTCCTTTCTGCCATTAACCATTTTCTTGTATTCAGGATTTATTCGTTCGACAATCCCAAGAGAATTAGAAGAAGCGGCAAAAATCGATGGAGCTAGTACATTAGGAATCTTTTTCCGTATTGTATTTCCGTTATTGAAGCCGGTTACTGCATCTATTTTAATCATTGCCTGTGTATTCATTTGGAACGATTATCAATTCGCTATTTTCTTCCTACAAGCAGAGGAAGTAAAAACAATAACGGTTGCTTTGGCAGGTTTCTTTGGAGAAAATGCTAACCGCATGCATCTTGTAGCTGCAGCAGCAATATTGGCTGTATTGCCAATGGTTGTATTGTTCTTATTATTGCAAAAGCACTTTGTTAAAGGATTAGCATCTGGTTCGGTTAAAGGATAAATACAAGAAAAATTGGAGGATTATAAAATGTCTAAAATTACATTTCTTGGAGCTGGTAGTACGGTATTTGCAAAAAATGTTTTGGGGGATTGCATGTTTGTTGACGCATTAGATGGTTTTGAATTTGCGCTATTCGATATTGATGAACAACGCTTGCGTGATTCTGAACAAATGCTCCATAATTTGAAGGAAAGTCTTGGGAAAAACATTCAGATTAAAGCATTTACAGATCGGAAAGAGTCTTTAAGAGAAGCGAAATATGTTATAAATGCGATACAGGTAGGCGGCTATAAGCCTAGTACAGTGATCGATTTCGAAATTCCGAAAAAGTATGGGTTAAGACAGACTATTGCCGATACAGTTGGAATTGGCGGGATTTTCCGTAATTTAAGAACGATTCCAGTTATGCTGGATTTTGCAAAGGATATGGTAGAGGTTTGTCCTGATGCGCTATTTATGAATTATACAAATCCTATGGCCGTTTTGACTGGAGTTATGAATCGCTATACCAACATTAAAACGGTTGGTTTATGCCACAGTGTGCAAGTATGTACAAAAGATTTATTTGATGCACTAGGTATGGATCGCACTGGTTTAAAGGAAAAAATTGCTGGAATTAATCATATGGCTTGGCTGCTTGAAGTGAGTAAGGATGGGGTGGATTTATATCCTGAAATTAAGCGAAGAGCTCGTGAATTGCAAAAAACAAAGCATGGGGATATGGTTCGGTTTGAACTGATGGATAAATTTGGTTACTATGTGACAGAGTCATCTGAACACAATGCTGAGTATCATCCATACTTTATCAAATCTCGTTATCCTGAGTTAATTGAGCGCTTTAACATTCCACTTGATGAATATCCATCTCGTTGTGAAAAGCAAATTAATAATTGGATAGCCATGAGAGAGGATTTGGTTAACAATAAATCTTTGGATCATGTGCGTTCCCATGAATATGGTTCCCGCATTATTGAAGCAATGGAAACGAATGTTCCGTTTAAATTTGGCGGGAATGTCTTAAATACTGGCAGACTAATCAGCAACCTTCCGGAGAAAGCGTGTGTTGAGGTGCCGTGTATTGCGGATCGTAGTGGAATTATCCCAACGTATGTAGGTGATCTCCCAGAGCAGCTCGCTGCATTAAACAGAACGAATATTAACACGCAATTACTGACCATTGAAGCAGCAATCACTTTGAAAAAGGAATATATTTATCAAGCCGCTATGCTTGATCCACATACAGCAGCTGAGTTATCAATGGACGATATTATTTCTCTATGTGATGATTTAATTGAAGCTCATGGAGATTGGCTGCCAAATTTTAAAAGTGAAACTAGCATTGCAGTAACGAAATAACTAAAGTTAATATGTTTACAAAGATAGGGACCGGATTTTTTCTAAAGCCGGTCCCTATCTTTATTTGAAAAACTCGAAAGATACTTATTATTTTTCAGGTCTTAAAATTTTTAAATGCAAAGGTAGGAATACGAGAAATACTAATACAAGAAATACTAATACAAAGACAGGTATAGAGTACCAGGTTTTCCACCCTTTGGTCGTCATATAGCCTGTTAGTACAGCGCCCCATTCTAATAGGAAAGAAAGGACTACCCACATCCATTTATACAGAAGAGATTTAGTGTGAATCAAAAAGTTTAGGTAAATCAAGCCGATCGCTGGTGGAATGATCGTCACAAAAAGATAGTCAATAATGTACGTTTTAGAGGAGGGACCGAGTTGAAAGGCTTTTAAAACATCACCTACAAATACATCTCCAAGCCATGTAGCAAATCCAATTATTCCAACGCTAAAATACATTTCCCTTAATGTAAGTCTTTTCGGCATAAAGGAGACAATAAGCACAAAAACGATAATGAGAGTATAAGGATACACAATTTTTCCCACACTTCCTTTTTTGAGAAAATCATAATAATAGCTATTCATTTCCCTTACATTACCGCTGTTATACTATCACTGAAAAAATTAACAATGAATAAAGTCCCTCTTAAAAAAGGGGGGACTATAAAAAATACACTATTTACTTACTTGAATGAAAACTAAATTAATCTAGTTTTGTTGTTGAAGTTTTGAACAAGGAATATGCTTCATTACTAATGTAGACATTATCTTGTTGTATTTGTGCATTGGAATTAGGATTACTTGTTTCAGATGTTTGATTTTGAAGTGCTTGAATTTGTGCCTCTATTTCTGAGATTTGTTTTTTTAATTGTTCCAACTGTTTCTCTTTTTCTTCTTCTTGAATGGTTTCATTTTGCTCGATTTGCGTTTGTTGTGACTGCAATTGTTGTTTTTGACTTTCTAATGTTTTAATTTGATTGGCAACATCAGAGGAACGACTGGTTATTGTAGTAGAACTTGCAGTTGTACTTGAAATAGAATTAATCATGGTTATTTTTCCCTTCATCATAAATAATGAAGAATTATATTATACATTTCTTTATTTTTCCTTAAGATATATTAAAGTAAGGTGGAGTACTTTCCAACAGGACAATAGTATAAAAAAACAACCTAGGATAGATTATTGAATGATAATTGTGAAATGATAGGAGGTGGAAGGATTATGTCAGTTAAAGAGTATTGGAAAGAGATAAACAAAGCGAGCGATAAGGTATCATCATTAATAAATTCCTATTGGCACGAACACTCTAATTGGAATAACTGGCAGTTTTGGATCATTTTAATTTTCTTGATCGTTCCCCTTATTGTCCTGCTGGTAAAACTGGATAAGAATAAGACCCTTCAAATTCTTTTCTTTGGATATACAGTTCACATGCTTTGGACATATACGGAACTTACCCTTATTAGAATGGGATATATGGATCATCATTATTTTATTCTACCATTTTTACCCCAAGCAATTGGGATAACATCTTCTTTTCTTCCAGTTTCTTTTATGTTGCTATACCAATATTGTGTGAAA
Proteins encoded:
- a CDS encoding FlxA-like family protein, which encodes MINSISSTTASSTTITSRSSDVANQIKTLESQKQQLQSQQTQIEQNETIQEEEKEKQLEQLKKQISEIEAQIQALQNQTSETSNPNSNAQIQQDNVYISNEAYSLFKTSTTKLD
- a CDS encoding carbohydrate ABC transporter permease; its protein translation is MYLPALAAICFFIFYPFLNGIKISFTNWNGFSQSYDYIGFSQYARMLKDPDTWLVVKNTLLYGVGSTILQNIIGLGYALLLNQSIRFKNFTRTIVYLPVIISPLIMGYIFYFFFAFQGGALNDLLVFLGLDKINALADPKVNIWLIVFVNTFQFVGIAMIIYLAGLQSISKDYYEAVQIDGASSFQQFKNITLPMLMPSITINMVINIIGGLKLFDVIISLTGGGPGYASQSMSTFMYDLYFNRQDAGYAATQGVFMAVIILILSLAALVYFKRKEIEA
- the melA gene encoding alpha-glucosidase/alpha-galactosidase; this encodes MSKITFLGAGSTVFAKNVLGDCMFVDALDGFEFALFDIDEQRLRDSEQMLHNLKESLGKNIQIKAFTDRKESLREAKYVINAIQVGGYKPSTVIDFEIPKKYGLRQTIADTVGIGGIFRNLRTIPVMLDFAKDMVEVCPDALFMNYTNPMAVLTGVMNRYTNIKTVGLCHSVQVCTKDLFDALGMDRTGLKEKIAGINHMAWLLEVSKDGVDLYPEIKRRARELQKTKHGDMVRFELMDKFGYYVTESSEHNAEYHPYFIKSRYPELIERFNIPLDEYPSRCEKQINNWIAMREDLVNNKSLDHVRSHEYGSRIIEAMETNVPFKFGGNVLNTGRLISNLPEKACVEVPCIADRSGIIPTYVGDLPEQLAALNRTNINTQLLTIEAAITLKKEYIYQAAMLDPHTAAELSMDDIISLCDDLIEAHGDWLPNFKSETSIAVTK
- a CDS encoding ABC transporter substrate-binding protein; its protein translation is MKRLLKTMAIAIALTTIATGCSKSSGGNEANGGKTVVTMYSTVTNEADKITMQNVVEKFEKENPDIDIKENYPADGYEGMLRVKMAANDMPDLFDTHGWAIHRYGEYVEDLKDMNWVQDLDPALNQILMDDTGKVYAYPLNQAKDGLTYNATLLEEYGIEPPRTFAEFMTALETIKKKGKGEVTPLWFAGSDKSAFGQYFDQFSTPLLITGEKNFKKELLDGTFDWSNYTFLAEKLKEMQDKKLLNEDVLTAQNHQMVDLMAQSKIAFIVGGGMLGPSVEELNPDVKLGITPMPVIKEGDEPSWIGGERHTLAVWKDSKVKEEAKKFLEFISQPEIVKEIAEGTSLPAGLTNTESKNYYSDYYEKYKDIKVEPYFDRIYLPSGMWDPMGATGQELLSGTMKPEDVSKKMAEEYKRLLEQKK
- a CDS encoding carbohydrate ABC transporter permease — translated: MDYMNRKNKWLLSGVALLIAAFHLIPFYILITTALKARGDFSSKWVFPNIMNFANFKEAWEMASLGNALTNTAIITTVSAFLLIVFGSLAAYPLARRQTKLNKFVFMFFIAVMVIPPLTALVPLYKLVVDIGMMNTLEIAILNNVASFLPLTIFLYSGFIRSTIPRELEEAAKIDGASTLGIFFRIVFPLLKPVTASILIIACVFIWNDYQFAIFFLQAEEVKTITVALAGFFGENANRMHLVAAAAILAVLPMVVLFLLLQKHFVKGLASGSVKG